The genomic interval GGAAGATAAACCGGTTTAAAAGTTATTGATTTTTAGGGTGTTGATAGCTTTCGACCAATTATTTAATGGAGAACAAGAAATAATGAATTTAATTTTTAAAGGTTTTTCAGCAGTCCTTTTGAGTTTAAGTACTGCAGCCACTTTTGCCGCCCCCGAATATTTAACAACACACAATAACACTTCTGAAGAGTCCAATGCGTATATAGCAGGCGCACCCTCTCTTTATCCAACACCAGCGAACGCTACCAAAAAAATTTTCTGGAATCTTGTAAAAATGGCTTGTTATGGACATACGACCAATGGAAAATGTTCCGCGTCCATTAAAATGGCTACTAATACCCCTAATCCCATAGATATAGCTGATGTTACTTTAGATCTTAACTCTGGTACAATCACTGTAGATAAACAAAAGAATTATGATTATCTATTTACTATCAATGGTCCCGGCGAGGCAACGATTGACAAAAGATAATTGTTAAAAAATATTTCTCTTGAAATATCTCTAACATATTTTCTATTAGTAAGCGTTCATAGGCATGCCCTTCGTTACAATTAGTTGCCATTGAGAACAAAATGAAGCAATCCAGTTCAAATTCTCAATGAGGTATTTTCCAGTGAACGATTACGTCATAAAAAAAGCCACGATAAGTGGCTTTCTTGAAAATATCATTAAGATAATTTATTTTGTTGGTGCTGCAGGAACTTTATCCATAATCCATGTTAATTGAGCACCGACTAAATCTGCACTGAAGCTACCGCCATGAGCATCTACATTATACGTAGAAGTTGGTGATAATACTTGTGTTGAATCAATACTAGGGGTACTGCCTGCAAATAAATGAGTATATCCAATATCAACACCAATATCAGGTCGCCACTGATAATGAGCCCCCACAGCAACAGCCCAACGATCCACATCAGGCAACCGGATGTTTCTATCTGTATTATTCGTAGGAGTTTGGTCATAGCCCCCACCAACACGCAACATCAGTTTTGGGTTAAGATGGTAATTTGCCCCAATTGCTACACGCCATGCATCATGGAAGTTTTGGGGAACGGCAATATTCACATTTGCTGGAGTGACTTCAAAAGGAACTGGTGCTAGCGGTCCTCCTATATTGGGAGCAGCAACATTATTCAATTTAATTACGTCAAAAACGTGCCATCCTGTATAGACAACAGATCCTAAGAGAGCTAATTTCTCGTTTATATCTTGATAACCACTTATAGTGAGTACATCTGGAAATTCTTGCGGATCACTGAATAAATCATCATTCTGCCGCGAGGTAGAAGAAGGTAATACAGGCTGAGCTAAGGAGAAATCATCATTAGCTAATATTCCTGATAAACGGCTATGTCCGTAGAAAACATGCCTTACTCTGGATTGATAATTAATACCGATTCGTGTGTGGTTATCGTTAAATATACCCATGACACCAACATGAAAACCAACCCCCCAAGAGGAGCCTTTATTGTAACTTAAAGAATCAACAGTGTAAGGGTTTTCATCAAGTGCCACAAAAAAAGTCGGTGCCCCAACCATTTGATTAAATTTAACACGAGACCATTGCATATCAAGGCCAGCCCCTAATGCAAAATGCTCTGTAAGCCGAGTGCCCAATTCAGGGGAAATATTAGTAGTTAATACTTCAGTATAAGTTGCTGAATATCGAACAGGAGAATAAGGTGACCAATCGGTAGACAAACCATATGGAGCAGTAACACTTAAACCAAAGGTGGTACGGTCCCCCAAAGGAAGAGCATAATGAAATGAAGGAACAAAACCATTATAACTACCATTTACCCCTTCAAAATCTTGTGCATATTCAATGGCTGCTGGAAAAGGAGCCGGTAATCCAGTAGCCGTAGTAAAAGTACTCGTTCCATTCAGTTTCAACGTTGGAAATATGCCTACACCGCCGAAAACCATTTGTTGTTCACGAAGTAATGCTAAACCTGCAGGATTATACCAACCTGTCGATGCATCAGCTGCCTCTGCTGCAGCTCCTGCTGCATAGTTACCAGTAGTATACCCAGCACTTTCTCCATACAACGAGAAACCTGCTGCATGCGTCACACCGGTAGCCAGAACACCAATTACAGCTGAACTCACTAGTGTTCTTAAAGGTTTGTGCATATTTTTCACTCCTGAACTCCTTAAATATAATGCCTCAAAAATCAATAAAATGTCCGCTGGAACCGAGTTTACCTTGTTTTCATACCATTAAAAATACTTTTTTCCTATTATATTCAAGAGCAAATTAATATTAATTCATAATGAATCAATTAAGATCACAATGGGTTATTAATGGGTTCGGTGACTCGAAGTATCTAAATTATAGAGTGCACTACTTGTGTTGATACTCCCGTCCATGCTAATGTGTATTAATTTTGTGCGGAAAATATGATGCGGCAAATAGTCACTAAATTTGGAGGAACAAGTGTTTCCACTCGAAACACTTGGAATAATATTGCGTCAATTACGCAAAAACATATGAACTCCGGGGTCCAACCCGTTATTGTGTGTTCTGCATTAACACAAATTTCAAATAAGCTTGAAAAAGCGATAGATGCAGCATTAATCAATGAGCATCAAAGTATCTTGACTGACATTCGACAAGGACATCTTCATCTGGCCGAACAACTCGAGGTCAGTCCAGAACTCATCGCACAAGACCTTCATCAACTTGAGCAATGGCTTACTGGAATTGCTTTATTAAAACAAGCCCCTGCAAAAACTCATGCCCAAATTTTAAGTATGGGTGAGCTCATGATGACGCGCCTTGGGCATGCGTTTTTAGAAAAACAAGGAATTCGTTGTCAATGGTATGATGCACGCGAACTCTTAATCAGCACCCCATTCCATGACGGAGACACCGCAAATTACCTTACTGCACGGTGCGAAAGTGAATATGATCCAGAACTGGTAGAAAAATTTATCGCTACTGGCGCCCAAGCGATTATAACTCAAGGCTTTTTTGCTGCAAATCCTCAAGGAGAAACTGTATTATTAGGGCGGGGAGGCTCTGATACTTCGGCTGCGTTGATTGCAGCTAAATTACAAGCTGCATCTTGTGAAATATGGACTGATGTTCCTGGAATTTATACCGCCAATCCTCATCAACTACCCCAAGCGCGTTTATTAAAAAAATTAAATTACGATGAGGCACAAGAAATTGCTACAATGGGGGCTAAAGTACTCCATCCCAATTGTATCCCTCCTGTTCGACGGGCTAATATTCCGATGTCAGTCAAGTTTACACAATTGCCGGGACACTCTGGAACACTTATCACGAAAGACATTGATGAAACAGCACCATTAATTAAATCGATACAGATTAAAAACAGTATCTTATTGATTTCCATAGATACTTTAAATATGTGGCAACAAGTTGGATTTTTATCAGACGTATTTACAGCATTTAAACACCATGGATTCTCAGTAGATCTACTTTCATCTTCTGAATTTAATGTCACATTGTCTTTAGACATAAATAGTAAGATACATGATCGCCCTGCCATTAATGCTTTATTAGCAGAATTAAATCAGTTTGGGCGTGCAAAACTCATTGAGCCATGCAGTGCAGTAAGCCTTGTAGGACATCACATCAGAACGGTACTGCCCCAACTCGGTCCTGCACTAGAAGTTTTTGAGGCAAAACAAGTCTATTTAATGTCACTCGCATCGAATGATTTAAACTTAACGTTTGTTGTCGATGAGTCCCAGGCCAATCAATTATGTCAAAAACTACATCATTTACTCATAGAAAATAACCCGCAAATTTTCTATTACTCTAAAAGTTGGCATGAAGAATTTGGCAACCCTGCAGTTCGTATAATACCTTGGTGGGAAAAGGATCGTGATCGCTTACTTACTATTGCCAGCTCAAACTCACCTTGTTATGTCTATCATAACCCAACCCAAGCCGCCAAAGCGAAACAACTATTAGCGTTAAAATCGATTGATGCTTTGTTTTATGCAATTAAAGCAAATCCTCACCCTGAGATTTTAAAAACAATGGAAAAAGAAGGACTTGGTTTTGAATGTGTTTCGATTCAAGAATTAAATAGAGTATTAGAGTTATTCCCTGACATAGATAAAAAACGGATTTTATTTACGCCTAATTTTGCCCCGAAAACAGAGTATGAATACGCATTAAGCATAGGCTGTTATATTACCATAGATAGTTTGTACCCTCTTGAACATTGGCCTGAATTATTCAAAAATCGAGAGGTCATTATCCGTATTGATCCGGGTACCGGAGCAGGTCATCATAAACATGTCTCCACAGGTGGGAATGAATCGAAATTTGGCATCACTCAAAACGACATAGAACAAGTTGTTGCATTGACTCAAAAAAATAATATTCAAGTGGTGGGCTTACATGCACATTCAGGTAGTGGCATTCTCACCCCTGAACTCTGGCAACAAACAGCCTCCATGCTTGCCTCCCTCACCGAACAATTTCCACAAACAAAATCCATCAATTTAGGGGGGGCTTAGGTGTAGTAGAAAAACCTGGACAACAACCATTAGATTTCGCCAATTTGGATGCCTTACTTATGGCAGTGAAATCTCGCTATCCACAAATTAAAATCTGGCTTGAGCCCGGTCGTTTTTTTGTTGCAGAAAGCGGTGTCATTTTAGCTAAGGTCACTCAATGCAAAGAAAAAGGCAAAGTTAAATTTATTGGTATAGAAACAGGTATGAACTCTTTAATTCGACCCTCTTTATATGGTTCTTATCATGAAATAGTAAACTTAAGTCGATTGTATGAAGAAAAAGCTGGGTTCTCTCATATAGTAGGACCTATTTGTGAATCTGGAGATACCTTGGGTTACGATCGTTTATTACCTGTTACAGAAGAAGGTGATGTACTATTAATCGCCAATACTGGAGCCTATGGACGTTGCATGAGCTCCCATTACAACCTGCGCCCGCCAGCTCAAGAAATTGTTTTAGAATAAACATGCAGCCTGGGTGCAGCGAAGCGAAACCCAGGTTCAAATGTAACGTTTGGGGGGTCGCTTCACCCTGACTGCATTTTGGGAAATGCCATGTTAGTCGATAGCGCTCAACGAAGCCAAGCCACTGATCCTTCTTTATCCTTTATCGTTCAAGCCCCGGCAGGATCGGGAAAAACTGAAATACTTACTCAACGCTATTTGCGGCTATTAAGCACAGTAAAAGCTCCTGAACAAATTGTC from Legionella sainthelensi carries:
- a CDS encoding OmpP1/FadL family transporter, producing the protein MHKPLRTLVSSAVIGVLATGVTHAAGFSLYGESAGYTTGNYAAGAAAEAADASTGWYNPAGLALLREQQMVFGGVGIFPTLKLNGTSTFTTATGLPAPFPAAIEYAQDFEGVNGSYNGFVPSFHYALPLGDRTTFGLSVTAPYGLSTDWSPYSPVRYSATYTEVLTTNISPELGTRLTEHFALGAGLDMQWSRVKFNQMVGAPTFFVALDENPYTVDSLSYNKGSSWGVGFHVGVMGIFNDNHTRIGINYQSRVRHVFYGHSRLSGILANDDFSLAQPVLPSSTSRQNDDLFSDPQEFPDVLTISGYQDINEKLALLGSVVYTGWHVFDVIKLNNVAAPNIGGPLAPVPFEVTPANVNIAVPQNFHDAWRVAIGANYHLNPKLMLRVGGGYDQTPTNNTDRNIRLPDVDRWAVAVGAHYQWRPDIGVDIGYTHLFAGSTPSIDSTQVLSPTSTYNVDAHGGSFSADLVGAQLTWIMDKVPAAPTK